Proteins encoded within one genomic window of Macaca fascicularis isolate 582-1 chromosome 16, T2T-MFA8v1.1:
- the NAT9 gene encoding alpha/beta-tubulin-N-acetyltransferase 9 isoform X2 has protein sequence MRLNQNTMLLGKKVVLVPYTSEHVPRYHEWMKSEELQRLTASEPLTLEQEYAMQRSWREDADKCTFIVLDAEKWQAQPGATEESCMVGDVNLFLTDLEDPTLGEIEVMIAEPSCRGKGLGTEAVLAMLSYGMTTLGLTKFEAKIGQENEPSIRMFQKLHFEQVAASSVFQEVTLQLTVSESEHQWLLEQTSHVEEKPYRDGSAEPC, from the exons ATGAGGTTGAATCAGAACACCATGCTGCTGGGGAAGAAGGTGGTACTTGTACCCTACACCTCGGAGCATGTGCCCAG GTATCACGAGTGGATGAAATCAGAGGAGCTGCAGCGTTTGACAGCCTCAGAGCCGCTGACCCTGGAGCAGGAGTATGCCATGCAGCGCAGCTGGCGGGAAGATGCAGACA AGTGTACCTTCATTGTGCTGGATGCCGAGAAGTGGCAGGCCCAGCCAGGCGCCACCGAAGAGAGTTGCATGGTGGGAGATGTGAACCTCTTCCTCACAGATCTAGAAGACCCCACCTTGGGGGAGATCGAGGTCATGATTGCAG AGCCCAGCTGCAGGGGTAAGGGCCTTGGCACTGAGGCCGTTCTCGCGATGCTGTCTTATG GAATGACCACACTGGGTCTGACCAAGTTTGAGGCTAAAATTGGGCAAGAAAATGAACCAAGCATCCGGATGTTCCAGAAACTTCACTTTGAGCAG GTAGCTGCGAGCAGCGTTTTTCAGGAAGTGACCCTCCAACTGACAGTGAGTGAGTCCGAGCATCAGTGGCTTCTGGAGCAGACCAGCCACGTGGAAGAGAAGCCTTACAGAGATGGGTCGGCAGAGCCCTGCTGA
- the NAT9 gene encoding alpha/beta-tubulin-N-acetyltransferase 9 isoform X1 — MRLNQNTMLLGKKVVLVPYTSEHVPSRYHEWMKSEELQRLTASEPLTLEQEYAMQRSWREDADKCTFIVLDAEKWQAQPGATEESCMVGDVNLFLTDLEDPTLGEIEVMIAEPSCRGKGLGTEAVLAMLSYGMTTLGLTKFEAKIGQENEPSIRMFQKLHFEQVAASSVFQEVTLQLTVSESEHQWLLEQTSHVEEKPYRDGSAEPC; from the exons ATGAGGTTGAATCAGAACACCATGCTGCTGGGGAAGAAGGTGGTACTTGTACCCTACACCTCGGAGCATGTGCCCAG CAGGTATCACGAGTGGATGAAATCAGAGGAGCTGCAGCGTTTGACAGCCTCAGAGCCGCTGACCCTGGAGCAGGAGTATGCCATGCAGCGCAGCTGGCGGGAAGATGCAGACA AGTGTACCTTCATTGTGCTGGATGCCGAGAAGTGGCAGGCCCAGCCAGGCGCCACCGAAGAGAGTTGCATGGTGGGAGATGTGAACCTCTTCCTCACAGATCTAGAAGACCCCACCTTGGGGGAGATCGAGGTCATGATTGCAG AGCCCAGCTGCAGGGGTAAGGGCCTTGGCACTGAGGCCGTTCTCGCGATGCTGTCTTATG GAATGACCACACTGGGTCTGACCAAGTTTGAGGCTAAAATTGGGCAAGAAAATGAACCAAGCATCCGGATGTTCCAGAAACTTCACTTTGAGCAG GTAGCTGCGAGCAGCGTTTTTCAGGAAGTGACCCTCCAACTGACAGTGAGTGAGTCCGAGCATCAGTGGCTTCTGGAGCAGACCAGCCACGTGGAAGAGAAGCCTTACAGAGATGGGTCGGCAGAGCCCTGCTGA
- the NAT9 gene encoding alpha/beta-tubulin-N-acetyltransferase 9 isoform X4 → MRLNQNTMLLGKKVVLVPYTSEHVPRYHEWMKSEELQRLTASEPLTLEQEYAMQRSWREDADKCTFIVLDAEKWQAQPGATEESCMVGDVNLFLTDLEDPTLGEIEVMIAGMTTLGLTKFEAKIGQENEPSIRMFQKLHFEQVAASSVFQEVTLQLTVSESEHQWLLEQTSHVEEKPYRDGSAEPC, encoded by the exons ATGAGGTTGAATCAGAACACCATGCTGCTGGGGAAGAAGGTGGTACTTGTACCCTACACCTCGGAGCATGTGCCCAG GTATCACGAGTGGATGAAATCAGAGGAGCTGCAGCGTTTGACAGCCTCAGAGCCGCTGACCCTGGAGCAGGAGTATGCCATGCAGCGCAGCTGGCGGGAAGATGCAGACA AGTGTACCTTCATTGTGCTGGATGCCGAGAAGTGGCAGGCCCAGCCAGGCGCCACCGAAGAGAGTTGCATGGTGGGAGATGTGAACCTCTTCCTCACAGATCTAGAAGACCCCACCTTGGGGGAGATCGAGGTCATGATTGCAG GAATGACCACACTGGGTCTGACCAAGTTTGAGGCTAAAATTGGGCAAGAAAATGAACCAAGCATCCGGATGTTCCAGAAACTTCACTTTGAGCAG GTAGCTGCGAGCAGCGTTTTTCAGGAAGTGACCCTCCAACTGACAGTGAGTGAGTCCGAGCATCAGTGGCTTCTGGAGCAGACCAGCCACGTGGAAGAGAAGCCTTACAGAGATGGGTCGGCAGAGCCCTGCTGA
- the NAT9 gene encoding alpha/beta-tubulin-N-acetyltransferase 9 isoform X3, translating to MRLNQNTMLLGKKVVLVPYTSEHVPSRYHEWMKSEELQRLTASEPLTLEQEYAMQRSWREDADKCTFIVLDAEKWQAQPGATEESCMVGDVNLFLTDLEDPTLGEIEVMIAGMTTLGLTKFEAKIGQENEPSIRMFQKLHFEQVAASSVFQEVTLQLTVSESEHQWLLEQTSHVEEKPYRDGSAEPC from the exons ATGAGGTTGAATCAGAACACCATGCTGCTGGGGAAGAAGGTGGTACTTGTACCCTACACCTCGGAGCATGTGCCCAG CAGGTATCACGAGTGGATGAAATCAGAGGAGCTGCAGCGTTTGACAGCCTCAGAGCCGCTGACCCTGGAGCAGGAGTATGCCATGCAGCGCAGCTGGCGGGAAGATGCAGACA AGTGTACCTTCATTGTGCTGGATGCCGAGAAGTGGCAGGCCCAGCCAGGCGCCACCGAAGAGAGTTGCATGGTGGGAGATGTGAACCTCTTCCTCACAGATCTAGAAGACCCCACCTTGGGGGAGATCGAGGTCATGATTGCAG GAATGACCACACTGGGTCTGACCAAGTTTGAGGCTAAAATTGGGCAAGAAAATGAACCAAGCATCCGGATGTTCCAGAAACTTCACTTTGAGCAG GTAGCTGCGAGCAGCGTTTTTCAGGAAGTGACCCTCCAACTGACAGTGAGTGAGTCCGAGCATCAGTGGCTTCTGGAGCAGACCAGCCACGTGGAAGAGAAGCCTTACAGAGATGGGTCGGCAGAGCCCTGCTGA
- the NAT9 gene encoding alpha/beta-tubulin-N-acetyltransferase 9 isoform X5, with protein MQAATMRLNQNTMLLGKKVVLVPYTSEHVPSRYHEWMKSEELQRLTASEPLTLEQEYAMQRSWREDADKCTFIVLDAEKWQAQPGATEESCMVGDVNLFLTDLEDPTLGEIEVMIAEPSCRGKGLGTEAVLAMLSYGMTTLGLTKFEAKIGQENEPSIRMFQKLHFEQVAASSVFQEVTLQLTVSESEHQWLLEQTSHVEEKPYRDGSAEPC; from the exons ATGCAGGCTGCTACCATGAGGTTGAATCAGAACACCATGCTGCTGGGGAAGAAGGTGGTACTTGTACCCTACACCTCGGAGCATGTGCCCAG CAGGTATCACGAGTGGATGAAATCAGAGGAGCTGCAGCGTTTGACAGCCTCAGAGCCGCTGACCCTGGAGCAGGAGTATGCCATGCAGCGCAGCTGGCGGGAAGATGCAGACA AGTGTACCTTCATTGTGCTGGATGCCGAGAAGTGGCAGGCCCAGCCAGGCGCCACCGAAGAGAGTTGCATGGTGGGAGATGTGAACCTCTTCCTCACAGATCTAGAAGACCCCACCTTGGGGGAGATCGAGGTCATGATTGCAG AGCCCAGCTGCAGGGGTAAGGGCCTTGGCACTGAGGCCGTTCTCGCGATGCTGTCTTATG GAATGACCACACTGGGTCTGACCAAGTTTGAGGCTAAAATTGGGCAAGAAAATGAACCAAGCATCCGGATGTTCCAGAAACTTCACTTTGAGCAG GTAGCTGCGAGCAGCGTTTTTCAGGAAGTGACCCTCCAACTGACAGTGAGTGAGTCCGAGCATCAGTGGCTTCTGGAGCAGACCAGCCACGTGGAAGAGAAGCCTTACAGAGATGGGTCGGCAGAGCCCTGCTGA